Proteins from a single region of Lentimicrobium saccharophilum:
- a CDS encoding RNA methyltransferase: protein MSFTKLTTEQLNRLDINDFRESTKLPLVVVLDNLRSQHNTGSIFRTADAFRLEGIHLCGITAIPPAREIHKTALGATESVQWKYFETTMDSVRQLKDEGYIIVGIEQTDRSRMIGNFKAETDKKYAIILGNEVHGIGEEVLALCDLCIEIPQYGTKHSLNVSVSAAIMIWEFFRQTGHLLDS from the coding sequence ATGAGCTTTACAAAACTGACCACCGAACAGCTGAACAGATTAGATATCAACGACTTCAGGGAATCAACCAAGCTGCCATTGGTGGTGGTACTTGACAATCTGCGCAGTCAGCATAATACAGGCTCAATTTTCAGAACTGCCGATGCCTTCCGGCTTGAGGGAATACATTTGTGCGGAATCACAGCTATACCGCCCGCCCGTGAAATCCATAAGACCGCGCTCGGGGCCACCGAATCGGTTCAGTGGAAATATTTTGAAACCACCATGGATTCTGTGAGGCAGTTAAAGGATGAAGGATACATCATCGTTGGTATTGAACAGACGGATCGGAGCAGGATGATCGGCAATTTTAAAGCAGAAACTGACAAAAAATATGCAATTATTCTGGGAAACGAGGTTCATGGAATCGGCGAGGAGGTGCTTGCCCTCTGCGATTTATGCATAGAAATTCCGCAATACGGAACGAAACACTCATTGAATGTTTCTGTTTCTGCAGCGATTATGATCTGGGAGTTTTTCAGGCAAACGGGTCATCTGCTGGATAGCTGA
- a CDS encoding outer membrane beta-barrel protein: MKKASYKSIMMLLILMLGIAPALVFGQDAAGSGKSEAKSTFDKHFFLQASGGVSQFFGDLNEKNLFNERMNFFYGLGAGYQFSPVFGIRGVFNNGWVVSTYDPQDLRMSSSLWDAQLHATVSLTNLIFGYKPERFLNVYGFAGGALANFSSILYQNSNELVIDQNGPDADPPFSQDPMKEFVVPAGLGLNFRLAEKWDLNLEYNLRTMFTDELDLVESGKGNDAYSTAMLGVTYKFKPSANLKSMEKNYGLVKYETTPDPLVRVGDTVCVNVKVIFPEKYFAKKAAMNFQPEIKYAGTSKKLKPVNFQGEDVNGDGIVINYKTGGSYTYVDCVPYEPGMNVSDLVVSPTLYEPKEPVSLNATPEEIKGKYKVIDLPERKLADGVIITGSRILHDEDLILADHGYEKETIVSKDATIYFQVNMHNLNWNLPLNRNNQVQQKLDELASFIRMGYAIRDIDINAWASPEGEESFNQGLSERRAQAGKKHLLDMLKKMAKDKKEPFVIENPEETLKFNTYANGEDWNGFMQAVEASNIGDKRIIMNVVNSQPDVTKREQEIRNMSVVYKEIEDDILPPLRRVVIQVNCFEPKKTDEEIANLATSDPSKLDDKELLYAATLTNDNDTKLRIYKTATTQFPNDWRGFNNAAYYELTSNQLGEAASHLNKADQLEPNNKAVVNNLGALASKKEDYKGAAAQYAKAKTLGAEVNYNLGITQLAAGKYDQALSLMGSKKCNTNVGLAQVMTGKYSEAANTLKCAPESAHNYYLMAVAGARNADVKMMIDNLTKAIQGDPSLKAQAAEDREFIKYFSNAEFMSLVK; the protein is encoded by the coding sequence ATGAAAAAAGCAAGCTACAAATCAATCATGATGCTTCTTATCCTGATGTTGGGTATCGCGCCTGCCCTTGTCTTCGGGCAGGATGCAGCAGGCTCAGGAAAAAGCGAGGCCAAATCAACTTTCGACAAACACTTCTTTCTGCAAGCCAGCGGTGGGGTTTCGCAATTTTTCGGTGACCTGAACGAAAAAAATCTGTTCAATGAAAGAATGAACTTCTTTTACGGATTGGGCGCAGGATACCAGTTTTCGCCGGTCTTCGGCATCAGGGGAGTTTTCAACAACGGATGGGTTGTAAGCACATACGATCCTCAGGACCTGAGGATGTCATCCAGTTTATGGGATGCACAGCTGCACGCAACCGTCAGCCTCACAAACCTGATTTTCGGTTACAAACCGGAGCGTTTCCTGAACGTTTACGGATTTGCCGGAGGAGCGCTTGCTAATTTCTCCTCTATTCTTTACCAGAACAGCAATGAATTAGTGATTGACCAGAATGGTCCGGATGCAGATCCTCCATTCAGCCAGGACCCAATGAAAGAATTTGTTGTTCCTGCAGGTCTCGGACTGAATTTCCGACTTGCGGAAAAATGGGATCTCAACCTGGAATACAATCTCCGCACCATGTTTACAGATGAGCTCGACCTGGTCGAAAGCGGCAAAGGCAACGACGCTTATTCAACGGCCATGCTGGGGGTTACTTATAAATTCAAACCCAGCGCCAATCTCAAGTCAATGGAGAAGAATTACGGACTGGTTAAATATGAAACCACTCCTGACCCGCTTGTCAGAGTTGGTGATACTGTTTGTGTGAATGTGAAGGTTATTTTCCCCGAGAAATATTTTGCCAAGAAAGCAGCCATGAATTTCCAGCCGGAAATCAAGTATGCCGGCACTTCCAAAAAACTGAAACCCGTCAATTTCCAGGGCGAAGATGTTAACGGTGACGGCATCGTTATCAACTACAAAACCGGAGGCAGCTACACTTATGTTGACTGTGTTCCTTATGAGCCCGGCATGAATGTTTCTGATCTGGTCGTTTCACCTACCCTTTATGAACCCAAGGAACCAGTCTCACTGAACGCAACTCCTGAAGAAATCAAGGGCAAATACAAAGTGATTGACCTTCCCGAGCGTAAGCTTGCCGATGGTGTAATTATTACCGGATCACGCATTCTGCATGACGAAGACCTGATCCTTGCCGATCACGGTTACGAAAAAGAGACCATTGTCAGTAAAGATGCAACCATTTACTTCCAGGTAAATATGCACAACCTTAACTGGAATCTGCCACTGAACAGGAATAACCAGGTGCAGCAGAAACTCGACGAACTTGCTTCATTTATCAGGATGGGTTATGCAATCCGCGATATCGATATCAACGCATGGGCTTCACCCGAAGGTGAAGAAAGTTTCAACCAGGGATTGTCAGAGCGCCGTGCTCAGGCAGGCAAAAAACACCTCCTGGATATGCTCAAGAAAATGGCCAAGGACAAGAAAGAGCCATTTGTAATCGAAAATCCCGAGGAAACCCTGAAATTCAACACCTATGCAAACGGTGAAGACTGGAACGGATTTATGCAGGCTGTTGAGGCTTCCAACATCGGCGACAAGCGCATCATTATGAATGTGGTTAACTCTCAGCCCGACGTTACCAAACGTGAGCAGGAAATCCGCAATATGAGCGTTGTTTACAAGGAAATTGAGGACGATATCCTGCCTCCGCTCCGTCGCGTCGTGATCCAGGTGAACTGCTTCGAGCCTAAGAAAACCGATGAAGAAATTGCCAACCTCGCAACAAGCGATCCGTCAAAACTTGATGACAAGGAACTGCTTTATGCCGCTACCCTTACCAATGACAATGATACCAAGCTCAGGATTTACAAAACTGCCACCACCCAGTTCCCGAATGACTGGAGAGGCTTTAACAATGCTGCTTACTATGAATTGACGAGCAATCAGCTTGGTGAAGCTGCATCACATCTGAACAAAGCCGATCAGCTTGAACCCAATAACAAAGCAGTAGTCAATAACCTCGGAGCTCTTGCATCCAAGAAGGAAGATTACAAAGGCGCTGCCGCCCAGTACGCCAAAGCAAAAACCCTTGGCGCTGAAGTAAATTACAACCTCGGAATCACCCAGCTCGCAGCCGGTAAATACGACCAGGCACTCAGCCTGATGGGCAGCAAGAAATGCAACACCAATGTTGGTCTTGCACAGGTGATGACCGGCAAGTACAGCGAAGCAGCCAACACCCTGAAATGTGCTCCCGAAAGCGCACATAACTACTACCTTATGGCAGTGGCAGGCGCACGCAATGCTGATGTGAAGATGATGATTGACAACCTGACAAAAGCAATCCAGGGAGATCCTTCACTGAAAGCACAGGCCGCTGAAGACCGTGAATTTATCAAGTATTTCAGCAATGCTGAATTTATGAGCCTCGTTAAGTAA
- the dnaK gene encoding molecular chaperone DnaK has product MGKIIGIDLGTTNSCVSVMEGNEPVVIPNSEGRRTTPSIVAFTENGERKVGDPAKRQAITNPHRTVFSIKRFMGETFDRVTKEVGRVPYKVIKGDNNTPRVQIDDRNYTPQEISAMVLQKMKKTAEDYLGQSVTEAVITVPAYFSDSQRQATKEAGEIAGLTVKRIINEPTAAALAYGLDKKNKDIKVAVFDLGGGTFDISILELGDGVFEVKSTNGDTHLGGDDFDHNIIDWLAEEFKNDEGIDLRKDPMALQRLKEAAEKAKIELSSSTSTEINLPYIMPVDGIPKHLVRTLSRSKFEQLNDKLIRSTIDPCRQALKDAGLTTADIDEVILVGGSTRIPAIQKIVEDFFGKAPSKGVNPDEVVAIGAAIQGGVLTGEVKDVLLLDVTPLSLGIETLGGVMTRLIESNTTIPTKKSEVFSTASDHQPSVEIHILQGERPMARDNKSIGRFHLDGIPPAPRGIPQIEVTFDIDANGILHVSAKDKGTGKSQQIRIEASSGLSEDEIRRMKDEASANAETDRKAKEEVDKLNSADAMIFQTEKQLKEFGDKLPAEKKAPIEKALEELKEAHKNRNIAGIDAALASLNSAWSAASEEMYKASQASGQPAGDPASAAGDGGSSKGPDQEVTDVDFEEVK; this is encoded by the coding sequence ATGGGTAAGATCATTGGAATTGACCTCGGTACCACCAATTCGTGTGTATCGGTAATGGAAGGAAATGAACCGGTAGTTATTCCCAACAGCGAAGGCCGCAGAACCACGCCTTCAATTGTGGCATTTACCGAAAACGGAGAACGCAAAGTTGGTGATCCTGCCAAGCGTCAGGCAATTACCAATCCTCACCGTACTGTTTTTTCCATCAAGCGGTTTATGGGTGAGACATTCGACCGGGTTACCAAAGAAGTTGGCCGGGTTCCTTATAAAGTAATTAAAGGAGATAACAATACCCCCAGGGTGCAGATTGATGACCGCAACTACACCCCTCAGGAAATCTCAGCGATGGTGCTTCAGAAGATGAAGAAGACCGCTGAAGATTACCTCGGTCAGTCAGTAACCGAAGCGGTGATTACCGTGCCGGCATATTTCAGCGATTCTCAGCGTCAGGCAACCAAAGAAGCCGGAGAAATCGCAGGACTTACGGTAAAACGTATCATCAACGAGCCTACCGCTGCTGCGCTTGCTTATGGCCTCGACAAGAAAAACAAGGATATTAAAGTTGCCGTGTTCGACCTTGGCGGAGGTACATTTGATATCTCCATTCTTGAACTCGGAGATGGCGTTTTTGAAGTGAAATCGACCAACGGGGATACCCACCTTGGCGGTGATGACTTCGATCATAATATCATTGACTGGCTGGCAGAGGAGTTTAAAAACGACGAGGGTATTGATCTGCGAAAAGATCCCATGGCTCTGCAACGCCTGAAAGAGGCTGCTGAGAAAGCCAAGATTGAACTCTCAAGTTCAACATCTACCGAAATCAACCTGCCTTATATCATGCCGGTGGATGGCATTCCCAAACACCTGGTGCGTACCCTTTCACGTTCGAAGTTTGAGCAGCTCAATGATAAACTGATTCGTTCTACCATCGATCCTTGCCGTCAGGCATTGAAGGATGCCGGTTTAACCACCGCTGATATTGACGAGGTTATCCTGGTCGGTGGCTCAACCCGTATACCTGCTATTCAGAAAATTGTTGAGGATTTCTTCGGCAAGGCTCCTTCGAAAGGGGTAAACCCCGATGAAGTAGTGGCCATCGGTGCTGCCATTCAGGGCGGTGTATTGACCGGAGAGGTTAAGGATGTGTTGTTGCTCGACGTTACCCCCTTGTCACTCGGTATTGAAACCCTGGGTGGTGTGATGACGCGTCTGATTGAATCCAACACAACCATCCCGACCAAGAAATCGGAAGTATTCTCAACAGCAAGTGACCATCAGCCATCGGTTGAAATACATATCCTTCAGGGAGAACGCCCGATGGCACGTGATAACAAGAGCATCGGCCGGTTCCATCTGGATGGTATTCCACCGGCACCCCGCGGTATCCCGCAGATTGAAGTTACGTTTGATATTGATGCCAACGGAATTCTGCACGTGTCTGCCAAAGACAAGGGAACCGGAAAATCGCAGCAGATCCGCATCGAAGCTTCATCAGGACTTTCGGAAGATGAGATCAGACGCATGAAAGATGAGGCTTCCGCCAATGCTGAAACCGACCGTAAAGCCAAGGAAGAGGTGGATAAGCTGAATAGCGCCGATGCCATGATCTTCCAGACGGAAAAGCAGTTAAAGGAGTTTGGAGATAAACTGCCTGCAGAAAAGAAAGCACCAATCGAAAAGGCCCTTGAAGAACTGAAGGAAGCCCACAAAAACCGTAATATTGCCGGAATAGATGCCGCATTGGCTTCATTGAACTCAGCCTGGTCGGCTGCCAGTGAAGAGATGTACAAAGCCAGTCAGGCTTCCGGTCAACCAGCCGGTGACCCCGCTTCAGCAGCCGGTGATGGTGGTTCATCCAAAGGCCCCGATCAGGAAGTTACCGATGTCGACTTTGAAGAAGTAAAGTAA
- a CDS encoding DUF4249 family protein, with product MKKVFFLFALVSMLSFNACETDFDVTAEWKDITVVYGLISQNDSVHYVKINKAFLGEGNALTYAQEADSASYLNNLEVRIIEKAGSTETRSFNLDTTTLFNKEEGIFYAPEQVVYKASFKVPADYVNKDYTYHLEIKNKITGKVITAQTPLVHDFAVETPRPGQQSINFTAESNQRVKWFSAKNGRRYNVSVRFWFDEVIGPGRDTLARSIDWNFSSAKSVSVQGGESMELLYSPASFFTVCKSLIPYKSGDEFSENDVVSRLVNRVEFLFAVSGDELNTYMEVNEPSSGIVQEKPDYTNIENGIGLFSCRYLKSTETPSVKMRIGPSTEERLINENLKFVKKIGN from the coding sequence ATGAAGAAAGTGTTTTTTTTGTTTGCCCTGGTTTCGATGTTATCCTTTAATGCCTGTGAAACCGACTTTGATGTTACTGCCGAATGGAAAGATATCACCGTGGTCTATGGTTTGATCAGTCAGAACGATTCAGTGCACTATGTGAAGATCAACAAGGCTTTTCTGGGTGAAGGGAATGCCCTTACCTATGCTCAGGAGGCAGATTCCGCTTCATATCTTAATAACCTTGAAGTCCGGATCATTGAGAAAGCAGGGTCAACAGAAACCAGGAGTTTCAACCTGGATACCACAACCTTATTTAATAAGGAGGAAGGCATATTTTATGCGCCGGAACAGGTGGTTTACAAAGCATCCTTTAAAGTTCCGGCTGATTACGTAAATAAAGATTATACCTATCACCTTGAAATAAAGAACAAGATTACAGGGAAAGTCATAACGGCGCAAACGCCGCTGGTTCATGACTTTGCTGTTGAAACACCCCGGCCCGGACAGCAGAGCATTAATTTCACAGCCGAAAGCAATCAGCGGGTTAAATGGTTTTCGGCAAAAAACGGCCGGAGATATAATGTTTCCGTGAGGTTCTGGTTCGATGAGGTGATTGGTCCCGGACGTGATACCCTGGCAAGAAGTATTGACTGGAATTTCAGTTCTGCAAAATCTGTTTCGGTGCAAGGCGGTGAATCGATGGAGTTGCTTTACAGCCCGGCCAGCTTCTTCACCGTCTGCAAAAGCCTGATTCCTTATAAATCAGGGGATGAGTTCAGCGAGAATGATGTTGTTTCCAGGCTGGTCAACAGGGTCGAGTTCCTTTTTGCTGTTTCAGGCGATGAACTGAACACCTATATGGAAGTAAATGAACCTTCTTCCGGGATTGTCCAGGAGAAGCCCGATTATACCAATATTGAAAACGGGATCGGGCTTTTTTCCTGCCGTTATTTAAAATCTACGGAAACACCTTCTGTAAAAATGAGGATCGGGCCTTCGACCGAAGAACGCCTGATCAATGAAAACCTGAAATTTGTCAAGAAAATAGGAAATTAG
- the panB gene encoding 3-methyl-2-oxobutanoate hydroxymethyltransferase, producing MITPDISKFANVTKVTTHVLQEMKLKNEKIAMLTAYDYSMARLLDKAGIDVILVGDSASNVMAGHTSTLPITLNEMIYHASSVVRAVKRALVITDLPFGTYQGNSKEALSSSIRIMKESGSDAVKMEGGREILESIDRILSAGIPVMGHLGLTPQSIHKFGTYVVRATEENEARKLVEDAHLLENAGCFGIVLEKIPAKLAAQVAKEIRIPIIGIGAGPDVDGQVLVLHDMLGITQEFSPRFLRRYHNLSEEIQGSVKSYIRDVKTVDFPNEREQY from the coding sequence ATGATAACACCTGACATCTCAAAGTTTGCCAATGTAACAAAGGTTACAACGCATGTGCTTCAGGAAATGAAACTGAAGAATGAAAAGATCGCAATGCTGACTGCCTATGATTATTCAATGGCCCGGCTGCTTGACAAAGCGGGCATCGACGTTATACTGGTAGGTGATTCGGCATCCAATGTTATGGCAGGCCACACCTCTACCCTTCCGATCACCCTGAATGAGATGATTTACCATGCATCCTCTGTGGTTAGGGCCGTGAAACGGGCGCTGGTAATCACCGATCTGCCTTTCGGAACTTACCAGGGCAATTCAAAGGAAGCGTTGAGCTCATCCATCCGGATTATGAAGGAATCCGGATCGGATGCAGTGAAAATGGAAGGCGGGCGCGAAATCCTCGAATCGATTGACAGGATTTTATCCGCGGGAATACCCGTAATGGGACATCTGGGTCTGACGCCGCAGTCGATTCACAAGTTCGGCACCTATGTTGTGCGGGCGACCGAAGAAAATGAAGCCCGTAAGTTGGTCGAAGATGCCCACCTGCTTGAAAATGCCGGCTGTTTCGGCATTGTTCTCGAAAAAATCCCCGCAAAACTGGCAGCACAGGTAGCCAAAGAAATCAGAATTCCGATTATCGGCATCGGCGCCGGTCCTGATGTTGACGGACAGGTGCTGGTTTTGCATGACATGCTTGGCATCACCCAGGAGTTCTCCCCGCGGTTCCTCCGCCGCTACCATAACCTGAGCGAAGAAATCCAGGGATCGGTGAAGTCATACATCCGGGATGTTAAAACTGTTGACTTCCCGAATGAAAGGGAACAGTATTAA
- a CDS encoding RluA family pseudouridine synthase: MTGLPQILFEDNHLLIINKRPGEIVQGDKTGDAPLVDQLKIYLKEKYNKPGAVFLGLVHRLDRPVSGAVIFAKTSKSLSRLTRMVKEREITKIYWAVVDRLPEPEEGTLVNFLIKNERQNKSYPAEEHTPGAKRAELRYKLIASGKTYHLLEISLLTGRHHQIRAQLALAGCHIKGDLKYGAARSNPGGSISLHARMLDFIHPVSKEKINIIAPVPANPEWQYFTDNNSHQAGALSF; this comes from the coding sequence ATGACCGGTTTACCTCAGATTCTGTTTGAAGACAATCACCTGCTGATTATCAATAAAAGGCCGGGCGAAATCGTGCAGGGCGACAAAACCGGCGATGCCCCGCTGGTTGATCAGCTGAAGATATATCTGAAAGAAAAATACAATAAACCCGGGGCAGTTTTTCTGGGCCTTGTTCACCGTCTCGACCGGCCGGTAAGCGGGGCGGTTATCTTTGCCAAAACCTCAAAATCACTTAGCCGGCTTACCCGGATGGTAAAAGAGAGAGAGATCACGAAAATATACTGGGCGGTGGTTGATCGCCTGCCTGAACCGGAGGAAGGCACGCTGGTAAATTTCCTGATCAAGAATGAACGCCAGAACAAGTCATATCCTGCAGAAGAACATACCCCCGGCGCAAAAAGGGCAGAACTCCGCTACAAGCTCATCGCCTCAGGAAAAACATATCACCTGCTTGAAATCAGCCTGCTGACAGGAAGGCACCACCAGATCAGGGCGCAACTCGCCTTGGCAGGCTGCCACATCAAAGGCGACCTTAAATACGGCGCAGCCCGCTCCAACCCCGGTGGCTCAATCAGCCTTCATGCCCGTATGCTTGATTTCATTCACCCGGTAAGCAAGGAAAAAATCAATATTATTGCTCCGGTTCCTGCAAATCCGGAATGGCAATACTTCACTGATAATAATTCTCATCAGGCGGGGGCTCTTTCTTTCTGA
- a CDS encoding TolB family protein yields the protein MKKGFSALILTVLIITSTALHAQYYDIGQAPARTRWMKIDTGNFSIIYPGFLHKKAGQAAVLFSTQTGKVASGMQTVPRKTPIVLHPQSAITNAFAMWAPRRIELYTTPPQDTYAQPWLHQLALHEYRHIVQLSKLDQGITRFFGYLFGQQAAAVSTGLFVPSWFIEGDAVITETALSNTGRGRTPSFNAPLRALLAEKGAYSYPKASLGSYRDFVPDIYTMGYHIIAASRTLYGQASWNEAMNSVARKPWLIAPFNHGLKSISGLNKKGIYRQSMAYLDSLWQGKQPSDEAIRTMPRHPKSYTNYHSPQQLNDSTFISLKTSLHDIPRIVKIYSSGREEILHTPGYIFDNRISFSNGMLVWSEYRPHVRWATVSFTDLVYLSTETGEITRKSFRKRLYAPAISPDGKKTAVSETDETGNHYITVIQSDTLNRFIVPEDVFPSFPSWSEDMRKITFIGTSESGKALYMLDLDEQIFSVLLPYAFTEISEPHFTDKGILFTASVSAKSQVCLLEITSGEASVVTSSAYGAFAPSFSFNRLTYLEYTAEGTRIANRSINHLNSRPYIPDTDQSWSLARTLSKQENFDGSVFEMPDTGFTQKRYRKAAHLFGIHSWAPLYIDISGETARPGFSVMSQNLLSTMFITAGYDYNPSEETGMFRASLAWKAWFPEFRVTTSHGLRASSFTGDDNMTRRFTWNETNLDLSISQALNLSRGNVNSGIYGEITHNFSQVRHLSGTPERFMKGIFSGMSYRVFGYSYQRQAYRDLAPDFGINMDVSFRHTPAGEINAGSVFGIQSQLFLPGIAANHSLSVYGAYQQTDPGDYRYANLISTSRGYVTIPFGEQLISWKAAYRLPLFYPDFHLGGLLYIKRLRANAFYDFTEVRESQNDGHFNATGLDLISDVHLLGLSTPVSAGIRSVYTFREGVPVFGFLFSVNFYEY from the coding sequence GTGAAAAAAGGATTTTCAGCCCTGATACTCACCGTCCTGATCATTACATCTACTGCATTGCATGCGCAGTACTATGATATTGGTCAGGCACCGGCGCGTACCCGCTGGATGAAAATAGACACCGGCAACTTCAGCATTATTTATCCCGGTTTTCTTCACAAAAAGGCCGGACAAGCAGCTGTACTTTTCAGCACGCAAACAGGAAAGGTAGCTTCGGGCATGCAGACAGTTCCGCGTAAAACGCCCATTGTACTACATCCTCAAAGTGCAATTACGAATGCCTTTGCAATGTGGGCTCCCAGGCGGATTGAGCTTTACACCACACCTCCTCAGGACACATATGCACAACCATGGCTGCACCAACTGGCGCTCCATGAATACCGTCATATCGTTCAGCTTTCGAAACTTGATCAGGGGATTACCCGCTTTTTCGGCTATCTTTTCGGACAGCAGGCGGCTGCAGTCTCCACAGGGCTTTTTGTCCCTTCCTGGTTTATCGAAGGTGACGCAGTGATCACCGAAACGGCCCTGAGCAATACAGGGAGAGGCCGGACACCATCGTTCAATGCTCCTTTAAGGGCCCTGCTGGCAGAAAAAGGGGCATACAGCTACCCGAAAGCAAGCCTGGGATCATACCGTGATTTTGTCCCGGATATTTATACAATGGGGTATCATATTATCGCAGCTTCACGCACCCTTTACGGGCAGGCCTCCTGGAACGAAGCCATGAATTCCGTTGCGAGAAAACCCTGGTTGATTGCACCATTTAATCACGGACTCAAAAGTATATCAGGGCTGAATAAAAAAGGAATATACCGGCAATCAATGGCTTATCTTGATAGTCTCTGGCAAGGCAAACAGCCATCGGACGAAGCAATCCGGACAATGCCCAGACATCCCAAAAGCTATACAAACTACCACAGTCCGCAGCAGTTGAATGATTCCACATTCATCTCCCTCAAAACCTCCCTTCATGATATACCCCGGATTGTAAAAATATACAGTAGTGGCCGTGAGGAAATACTTCATACTCCGGGGTATATTTTTGACAACCGCATCTCCTTCAGCAACGGTATGCTTGTATGGTCAGAATACCGTCCGCATGTCCGCTGGGCTACCGTCAGTTTCACTGATCTGGTTTACCTCAGCACTGAAACCGGGGAGATTACACGAAAATCGTTCAGAAAGAGACTCTATGCTCCGGCAATAAGCCCTGATGGAAAAAAAACCGCCGTTTCAGAGACCGATGAAACAGGAAATCACTACATAACAGTTATTCAAAGTGACACGCTGAACAGATTCATTGTTCCGGAAGACGTTTTTCCATCTTTTCCTTCCTGGTCGGAAGATATGAGAAAAATTACCTTCATTGGGACAAGTGAATCCGGAAAAGCCTTGTATATGCTTGACCTGGATGAACAAATCTTCTCAGTTTTGTTACCTTATGCCTTCACGGAAATCAGCGAGCCACATTTCACGGATAAAGGCATTCTCTTCACAGCATCTGTATCAGCAAAAAGCCAGGTCTGCCTCCTGGAAATCACTTCGGGTGAGGCAAGTGTGGTCACTTCATCAGCTTATGGCGCCTTTGCACCTTCATTCTCATTCAACAGATTGACATACCTCGAATATACAGCCGAAGGGACCCGTATCGCCAACCGTTCAATCAATCATCTGAACAGCCGGCCATACATACCTGATACAGATCAATCATGGTCGCTGGCCCGGACTCTTTCAAAGCAGGAAAATTTTGATGGCAGCGTGTTCGAAATGCCTGACACCGGTTTTACGCAAAAAAGATACAGGAAAGCGGCCCATCTCTTCGGAATTCACAGCTGGGCTCCGCTATACATCGATATCAGCGGCGAAACGGCACGACCCGGATTTTCAGTAATGAGTCAAAACCTACTGAGTACCATGTTTATCACTGCCGGCTATGATTATAATCCATCAGAAGAAACGGGCATGTTTCGTGCAAGTCTTGCATGGAAGGCCTGGTTTCCTGAATTCAGGGTTACTACATCTCATGGCTTGAGAGCATCGTCCTTTACAGGGGATGACAATATGACAAGACGGTTCACCTGGAATGAAACCAACCTTGACCTTAGCATCAGCCAGGCACTGAACCTTTCACGCGGCAACGTTAACTCAGGAATTTACGGAGAAATCACGCACAATTTCAGCCAGGTCAGGCACCTTTCCGGCACGCCTGAGCGCTTTATGAAGGGAATATTCTCAGGAATGAGCTATCGGGTCTTCGGATATTCCTATCAGCGGCAGGCCTATCGCGATCTGGCCCCTGACTTCGGGATTAATATGGATGTAAGCTTTCGCCATACTCCTGCCGGTGAAATCAATGCCGGAAGTGTTTTCGGCATACAATCACAGCTTTTTCTGCCAGGCATTGCCGCAAATCACTCATTATCTGTTTATGGCGCTTATCAACAAACCGATCCGGGGGATTACCGGTATGCCAACCTGATCAGTACTTCACGCGGTTATGTAACAATACCATTTGGCGAGCAATTGATCAGCTGGAAAGCGGCCTACCGCCTGCCTCTGTTTTATCCGGATTTCCATCTGGGCGGCCTGTTGTACATTAAACGCTTAAGGGCCAATGCCTTTTATGATTTTACGGAAGTGAGAGAATCACAAAACGACGGGCATTTCAATGCGACCGGTCTTGACCTGATCAGCGATGTACACCTGCTCGGATTGAGCACCCCGGTAAGTGCCGGCATCAGAAGTGTTTACACTTTCAGAGAGGGTGTTCCTGTGTTCGGATTCCTGTTCTCGGTAAATTTTTACGAGTATTGA
- a CDS encoding phage holin family protein, protein MKFPVRLLLTTITVLVTAYILPGISSETFLAGLSAAAALALLITSTKRIFLKLKIPMNMIFFGFILFTLITMLTLLISEFIPGFSVRSIWHALMFSIILTGITSVINSLVASEDGFHH, encoded by the coding sequence ATGAAATTTCCGGTCAGGCTGCTTCTCACAACAATCACCGTACTTGTAACAGCGTATATTTTACCAGGCATCAGTTCAGAAACTTTTCTGGCCGGGCTTTCGGCTGCCGCAGCGCTTGCACTGCTAATAACCAGCACTAAAAGAATATTTCTTAAACTGAAAATCCCGATGAATATGATTTTCTTCGGTTTTATCCTTTTTACCCTGATCACAATGCTCACCCTGCTGATTTCAGAATTTATTCCCGGTTTCAGCGTGAGGAGTATCTGGCATGCATTGATGTTCAGTATAATTCTCACCGGGATAACCTCAGTCATCAATTCTTTGGTAGCTTCAGAAGACGGTTTTCATCATTAA